The following are encoded together in the Pseudodesulfovibrio indicus genome:
- a CDS encoding MFS transporter, with product MNFNAFDDRTAGLYTIAVSQFALVFMLSAVAVAVPALGREFGASASQLGLVESGYISAVAMLLFPVTRLSDKIGRGATFACGMTLFTVVSMILPVCHTINQFIVLRVFQGGGGAMMVSTGLAIIADLYPGPGRARAMGIASAGVYLGLSAGPWLGGLIVTNFGWRWIFYGGAIPCAVGLFLSLKTLPVRPVIARGVRFDFGGALFIALGMILLSQGGSHLNDVAGRIMLGAGVFFLLCFVVWEGRAKAPLLNITLFSGNPAFSLGSAAQFISYAAIYGITFLLSLYLQVAQGMTASEAGLILMAQPVTQVVFSVISGKWCERWSAHLVATVGMGGATLALGAAIFLGGSRELWFVAGILALCGAGSAMFATANMAVIMGAVTREYYGVASAVVAAMRTTGMTVSLVFISGVFAVVIGPTALSHENAATFIKAMHVSFIALTGFSLAGVLMSARARSKAGKKE from the coding sequence ATGAATTTCAATGCCTTTGACGACCGCACGGCGGGCCTCTATACCATCGCCGTCTCCCAATTCGCCCTGGTCTTCATGCTCTCGGCCGTGGCCGTGGCCGTGCCCGCCCTGGGCCGGGAGTTCGGAGCCAGCGCCTCCCAGCTCGGCCTGGTGGAGTCCGGCTACATCTCCGCGGTGGCCATGCTCCTCTTCCCCGTGACCCGGCTGTCCGACAAGATCGGGCGCGGGGCGACCTTCGCCTGCGGTATGACCCTGTTCACGGTGGTCAGCATGATCCTGCCCGTTTGCCACACCATCAACCAGTTCATCGTCCTGCGCGTGTTCCAGGGCGGCGGCGGGGCCATGATGGTCTCCACCGGGCTGGCCATCATTGCCGATCTCTATCCCGGCCCGGGCCGCGCCCGCGCCATGGGCATCGCCTCGGCGGGCGTCTATCTCGGCCTGTCCGCCGGTCCCTGGCTCGGCGGGTTGATCGTCACCAACTTCGGCTGGCGCTGGATCTTCTACGGCGGAGCCATCCCCTGCGCCGTCGGCCTGTTCCTTTCGCTCAAGACCCTGCCGGTGCGCCCGGTCATCGCGCGCGGCGTGCGCTTCGACTTCGGCGGGGCGCTGTTCATCGCGCTGGGCATGATCCTCCTGTCCCAGGGCGGCTCGCACCTCAACGACGTCGCGGGCAGGATCATGCTCGGGGCGGGCGTCTTCTTCCTGCTCTGCTTCGTGGTCTGGGAGGGCCGCGCCAAGGCCCCGCTCCTGAACATCACCCTGTTCAGCGGCAACCCCGCCTTTTCGCTCGGTTCCGCCGCCCAGTTCATCAGCTACGCCGCCATCTACGGCATCACCTTCCTGCTCTCGCTCTACCTCCAGGTGGCGCAGGGCATGACCGCCAGCGAGGCCGGGCTGATCCTCATGGCCCAGCCCGTCACCCAGGTGGTCTTCTCGGTGATCAGCGGCAAGTGGTGCGAGCGCTGGTCCGCCCACCTCGTGGCCACCGTGGGCATGGGGGGCGCCACCCTGGCGCTCGGCGCGGCCATCTTCCTGGGCGGCAGCCGCGAGCTGTGGTTCGTGGCAGGCATCCTCGCCCTGTGCGGCGCGGGCTCGGCCATGTTCGCCACGGCCAACATGGCGGTCATCATGGGCGCGGTCACGCGCGAATACTACGGCGTGGCCTCGGCCGTGGTCGCGGCCATGCGCACCACCGGCATGACCGTCTCCCTGGTGTTCATCAGCGGCGTCTTCGCCGTGGTCATCGGCCCCACGGCCCTGAGCCACGAAAACGCCGCCACCTTCATCAAGGCCATGCACGTCTCGTTCATCGCCCTGACCGGCTTCAGCCTCGCGGGCGTCCTCATGTCCGCCCGCGCCCGATCCAAGGCCGGGAAGAAGGAATAG
- a CDS encoding PocR ligand-binding domain-containing protein, with protein sequence MQERLEAEARRLRHKLAKVEAELAALGEPGQGGEIGFLDLFDLDEIQAIQDAFAAATGVASMITSPSGEPITKPSNFCSLCEKIIRTTEKGRANCMRSDAALGKFNPKGATLKPCLSSGLWDGGASISVDGRHIANWLVGQVRNEETDLKKLRAYAREIGADEDAFAKAMEEVTYMPLDQFREVGRALFLLANLMSWTAYQNLQLRDNIREIRNAHKQVVSLRNYLSNIIDSMPSVLVGVDAKGRITHWNMRASAVTGYEPGEVEGRLLSDVLPELGVELARVSSAIDEGRTVHQERVPEDVDGERRYHDVSVYPLVANGVQGAVVRVDDTTERVRIEEMMVQSEKMLSVGGLAAGMAHEVNNPLAAILGNARLLKKRLLEWGKRNERVAQECGLELDRVIDYARRREIASMIDAIIESGERAGNVVTNMLGFSRKTDGDVREESVAAILDKSVELVKSGQDLNHHYNFKDIEFVREYGEEPATVRCEPGKLQQVFFNILYNGAQAMTFAMAETGRPPRFVLRCARSGDMVRVEIEDNGPGMEESVRKRVFEPFFTTKAPGVGTGLGMSVSYFIVSEDMGGTMRVESIPGRGAKFIIELPAA encoded by the coding sequence ATGCAAGAAAGACTTGAGGCCGAGGCCAGGCGGTTGCGCCACAAACTGGCCAAGGTCGAGGCCGAGCTGGCCGCCCTCGGGGAACCGGGCCAGGGCGGGGAGATCGGTTTTCTCGACCTTTTCGACCTGGACGAGATCCAGGCCATTCAGGACGCCTTTGCCGCGGCCACGGGCGTGGCCTCCATGATCACCTCGCCGTCCGGCGAACCCATCACCAAGCCGAGCAACTTCTGCTCCCTGTGCGAGAAGATCATCCGCACCACGGAAAAGGGGCGGGCCAACTGCATGCGCTCCGACGCTGCCCTGGGCAAGTTCAACCCCAAGGGCGCGACCCTCAAGCCCTGCCTCAGCTCCGGGCTGTGGGACGGCGGCGCGTCCATCTCCGTGGACGGACGGCACATCGCCAACTGGCTCGTGGGCCAGGTGCGGAACGAAGAGACCGACCTGAAAAAGCTCCGGGCCTATGCCCGTGAGATCGGCGCGGACGAGGATGCCTTCGCCAAGGCCATGGAGGAGGTCACCTACATGCCGCTGGACCAGTTCAGGGAAGTGGGCCGCGCCCTGTTCCTGCTGGCCAACCTCATGTCCTGGACCGCCTACCAGAACCTCCAGCTGCGCGACAACATCCGCGAGATCAGGAATGCCCACAAGCAGGTTGTCAGCCTGCGCAACTATCTTTCCAACATCATCGATTCCATGCCCTCCGTGCTGGTGGGCGTGGACGCCAAGGGTCGCATCACCCATTGGAACATGCGCGCCTCGGCGGTCACCGGATACGAGCCCGGCGAGGTGGAGGGGCGGCTCTTGAGCGACGTCCTGCCCGAGCTGGGCGTGGAGCTCGCCCGGGTCTCCAGCGCCATCGACGAGGGCCGGACCGTGCACCAGGAGCGCGTGCCCGAGGACGTGGACGGGGAGCGCCGTTACCACGACGTCTCGGTCTATCCCCTGGTGGCCAACGGGGTCCAGGGCGCGGTGGTCCGGGTGGACGACACCACCGAGCGGGTGCGCATCGAGGAGATGATGGTCCAGTCCGAGAAGATGCTCTCCGTGGGCGGGCTGGCCGCGGGCATGGCCCACGAGGTCAACAACCCCCTGGCCGCCATCCTGGGCAACGCCCGGCTGCTGAAGAAACGCCTCCTCGAATGGGGCAAGCGCAACGAGCGGGTGGCGCAAGAGTGCGGCCTGGAGCTGGACCGGGTCATCGACTACGCCCGCAGGCGCGAAATCGCGTCCATGATCGACGCCATCATCGAGTCCGGCGAGCGCGCCGGCAACGTGGTCACCAACATGCTCGGCTTTTCGCGCAAGACCGACGGCGACGTGCGCGAGGAGTCCGTGGCCGCGATCCTCGACAAGTCCGTGGAGCTGGTCAAGAGCGGCCAGGACCTCAACCATCACTACAATTTCAAGGACATCGAATTCGTCCGGGAGTACGGCGAGGAGCCCGCGACCGTGCGCTGCGAGCCGGGCAAGCTCCAGCAGGTCTTCTTCAACATCCTCTACAACGGCGCCCAGGCCATGACCTTCGCCATGGCCGAGACGGGCCGCCCGCCCCGTTTCGTGCTGCGCTGCGCCCGATCCGGCGACATGGTCCGGGTGGAGATCGAGGACAACGGGCCGGGCATGGAGGAATCCGTCCGCAAGCGGGTCTTCGAGCCGTTCTTCACCACCAAGGCGCCGGGCGTCGGGACCGGGCTCGGCATGTCGGTCTCCTACTTCATCGTGTCCGAGGACATGGGCGGGACCATGCGCGTGGAATCCATCCCCGGCAGGGGCGCGAAATTCATCATCGAGCTGCCCGCCGCCTGA
- the recQ gene encoding DNA helicase RecQ — protein sequence MPSPREILSSVFGFPGFIGLQEPVIEHVLSGGDALVLMPTGGGKSLCYQIPAMLRPGVGVCVSPLIALMQDQVQGLAQMGVNAACLNSAMDPQTAYDVERMLENGQLDLLYVAPERLCRPGFLDFLARCNPALFAIDEAHCVSQWGHDFRPEYMQLSIIRERFPDVPRLALTATADKPTQADIVRNLQLEDARVFATGFDRPNITYTVVPKKNPTRMLKRFIDDNHPGDAGIVYRLSRKKVEQTAEFLQKNGYNALPYHAGLSPRERSANQERFMREEGVIMVATVAFGMGVDKPNVRFVCHLEPPKSLEAYHQETGRAGRDGLPASAWMCFGMQDIAILRAMIESGEAQETRKRVEHAKLGSLFAFLETAGCRRQALLAYFGEHIQPCGNCDNCLNPVDTYDGTEIAQKALSNVFRVEQRFGVNHLAQVLTGAETTAVLRFGHDRVSTYGIGKDMSQDEWKSVYRQLLAAGMVSVDPERFNALTLNERSWPVLKGERPVMLRKDPALPKREKKRKRPAAALAEDILTSWEAEKLFEQLRDLRLSLAEKQSVPPYAIFADKTLLEMVRYRPRDLEEFGCLPGVGATKLDRFGETFLERLAAHEEEHGRPPSVPEIPLALREARKIQAEKPDFTATAQATLDLFLEHGDIDAVAEARGLKPSSIWRHLILAVNMGKIEYRRAAGLPADELDEVESVMRDYRARGITALTPVFDALGGTRPFDLLRLVAAGLDRA from the coding sequence ATGCCCTCCCCGCGCGAAATCCTCTCCTCCGTCTTCGGCTTCCCCGGCTTCATCGGGCTTCAGGAACCGGTCATCGAGCACGTCCTGTCCGGCGGCGACGCACTGGTGCTCATGCCCACGGGCGGGGGCAAGTCCCTGTGCTACCAGATCCCGGCCATGCTGCGGCCCGGCGTGGGAGTCTGCGTGTCGCCGCTCATCGCGCTGATGCAGGACCAGGTCCAGGGGCTGGCCCAGATGGGCGTGAACGCGGCCTGCCTGAACTCGGCCATGGACCCGCAGACCGCCTACGACGTGGAGCGGATGCTCGAAAACGGGCAGCTGGACCTGCTCTACGTGGCCCCGGAGCGGCTCTGCCGTCCGGGCTTCCTGGACTTTCTGGCGCGCTGCAACCCGGCCCTGTTCGCCATCGACGAGGCGCACTGCGTGTCCCAGTGGGGCCACGACTTCCGACCGGAGTACATGCAGCTCTCGATCATCCGGGAGCGGTTCCCGGACGTGCCCCGCCTGGCCCTGACCGCCACGGCGGACAAGCCCACCCAGGCGGACATCGTGCGCAACCTCCAGTTGGAGGACGCGCGGGTCTTCGCCACCGGCTTCGACCGGCCCAACATCACCTACACCGTGGTCCCCAAGAAGAACCCCACGCGCATGCTCAAGCGGTTCATCGACGACAACCACCCCGGCGACGCGGGCATCGTCTACCGGCTGTCCCGCAAGAAGGTGGAGCAGACCGCCGAATTTCTGCAAAAGAACGGGTACAACGCCCTGCCCTACCATGCCGGACTCTCCCCCCGCGAGCGGTCCGCGAACCAGGAGCGGTTCATGCGCGAGGAGGGGGTCATCATGGTCGCCACCGTGGCCTTCGGCATGGGCGTGGACAAGCCCAACGTGCGCTTCGTCTGCCACCTGGAGCCGCCCAAGTCCCTGGAGGCGTACCACCAGGAGACGGGCCGCGCCGGACGCGACGGGCTGCCCGCCTCGGCCTGGATGTGCTTCGGCATGCAGGACATAGCCATCCTCCGGGCCATGATCGAGTCCGGGGAAGCCCAGGAGACGCGCAAACGGGTGGAGCACGCCAAGCTCGGCTCCCTGTTCGCCTTTCTGGAGACCGCCGGTTGCCGCCGCCAGGCCCTGCTCGCCTATTTCGGCGAACACATCCAGCCGTGCGGCAACTGCGACAACTGCCTGAACCCGGTGGACACCTACGACGGCACCGAGATCGCCCAGAAGGCGCTGTCCAACGTCTTCCGCGTGGAGCAGCGGTTCGGGGTCAACCATCTGGCCCAGGTGCTGACCGGGGCCGAGACCACCGCCGTGCTCCGGTTCGGCCACGACCGCGTGTCCACCTACGGCATCGGCAAGGACATGAGCCAGGATGAATGGAAGTCGGTCTACCGCCAGCTCCTGGCCGCCGGGATGGTCTCGGTGGACCCGGAGCGGTTCAACGCCCTGACCCTGAACGAGCGTTCCTGGCCCGTGCTCAAGGGAGAGCGCCCGGTCATGCTGCGCAAGGACCCGGCCCTGCCCAAGCGGGAGAAGAAGAGAAAGCGGCCCGCAGCGGCCCTGGCCGAGGACATCCTGACCAGCTGGGAGGCGGAGAAGCTGTTCGAGCAGCTGCGCGACCTGCGCCTCTCCCTGGCCGAGAAGCAGTCCGTGCCGCCCTACGCCATCTTCGCGGACAAGACCCTGCTCGAGATGGTCCGCTACCGGCCCCGCGACCTGGAGGAGTTCGGCTGCCTGCCCGGCGTGGGCGCGACCAAGCTCGACCGGTTCGGGGAGACCTTCCTCGAGCGCCTGGCGGCCCACGAGGAGGAGCACGGCAGGCCGCCGTCCGTGCCGGAGATTCCCCTTGCGCTGCGCGAGGCCCGGAAGATCCAGGCCGAGAAGCCGGACTTCACGGCCACGGCCCAGGCCACCCTGGACCTGTTCCTGGAGCACGGCGACATCGACGCGGTGGCCGAGGCGCGCGGGCTCAAGCCGTCGTCCATCTGGCGGCACCTGATCCTGGCCGTGAACATGGGAAAGATAGAGTACCGGCGCGCCGCCGGGCTGCCTGCGGACGAGCTTGACGAGGTGGAGTCGGTCATGCGCGACTACCGCGCCCGGGGCATCACCGCCCTGACGCCGGTCTTCGACGCCCTGGGCGGCACCCGTCCCTTCGACCTGCTGCGGCTGGTCGCCGCCGGGCTGGACCGGGCCTAG
- a CDS encoding GNAT family N-acetyltransferase, with amino-acid sequence MDFAIHQHDPDRPDRTPPVGETVRLHADYYGRRWGFDHRFEAQVSGELAAFMAGFDAARDGFWWAEINGAFAGAVAVDGSRSGPGRARLRWFIVREDAQGCGVGGALFAESLAFCRGRGFGSVYLWTFAGLGAARKLYERNGFVLAEEAVGDGWGPEITEQRFELEP; translated from the coding sequence ATGGACTTCGCCATTCATCAACACGACCCGGACCGCCCGGACCGAACGCCTCCCGTGGGGGAGACGGTCCGCCTGCACGCAGACTACTACGGGCGGCGGTGGGGGTTCGACCATCGGTTCGAGGCCCAGGTGTCCGGTGAGCTGGCAGCATTCATGGCCGGGTTCGACGCGGCTCGCGACGGGTTCTGGTGGGCGGAGATCAACGGCGCGTTCGCCGGGGCGGTGGCCGTGGACGGGTCGAGGTCCGGTCCGGGCCGGGCGCGGCTGCGCTGGTTCATCGTGCGCGAAGACGCGCAGGGGTGCGGCGTGGGCGGGGCGCTGTTCGCCGAGTCCCTGGCGTTCTGCCGCGGGCGCGGGTTCGGGTCCGTGTACCTGTGGACCTTCGCCGGGCTGGGCGCGGCCCGCAAGCTCTACGAGCGGAACGGGTTCGTGCTGGCCGAGGAGGCCGTGGGCGACGGCTGGGGGCCGGAGATCACCGAACAGCGGTTCGAGCTGGAACCCTAG
- a CDS encoding MarR family winged helix-turn-helix transcriptional regulator: protein MPAQYQIDRFRHFNRFYTNYLGLLGNSLYGSEVNLSEARVLFELDGRPGSPARDLAARLGLDKGYLSRMLKRFARHGWLEETPSPDDARVKELRLSHAGTLFMAGLHRAAAGQAEEALAHLAPRDRTRLLDAMATIESVLAR from the coding sequence ATGCCAGCGCAATACCAGATCGATCGATTCCGGCATTTCAACCGGTTCTACACCAACTACCTCGGCCTGCTCGGCAACTCGCTCTACGGCAGCGAGGTGAACCTGAGCGAGGCGCGGGTGCTCTTCGAGCTGGACGGGCGCCCCGGGTCCCCGGCCCGCGACCTGGCCGCCCGCCTCGGCCTGGACAAGGGATACCTGAGCCGCATGCTCAAGCGGTTCGCGCGCCACGGATGGCTGGAGGAGACGCCCTCCCCGGACGACGCCCGGGTCAAGGAGTTGCGCCTGTCCCACGCCGGGACCCTGTTCATGGCCGGGCTGCACCGCGCCGCCGCAGGCCAGGCCGAAGAGGCCCTGGCCCACCTGGCCCCCAGGGACCGGACCAGGCTGCTCGACGCCATGGCGACCATCGAATCCGTTCTCGCCCGCTGA
- a CDS encoding heavy metal translocating P-type ATPase, whose product MKKKTAQIKGMHCAACSGRIERAVGGMDGVDTVSVNLAAESMDLSYDPDLVSEDAVAERIKDLGFEAEFAPDTDAAPGLATLDLDLGGMHCASCSSRIERVVGNLSGVSTASVNLAAETGNFVFDPSLVSRREIREAISGAGFTSEVRSEAADLFDKRRKEAEERLTAQKRALIPAFLFALPLLVLSMGHMWGMPLPAFLDPMHSPATFALAQLLLTLPVVWSGRHFYLQGIPALLRGGPNMDSLVAMGTGAAFLYSLWNTLALVFHLGDPHVLAMDLYYESAAVLIAMISLGKYFEARSKLKTSDAIRALMQLAPDTATLLKDGEPTSVPLSEVEPGDLLLIRPGERIPVDGTVTEGGSPVDESMLTGEPMPVSKKVGDTVAGGTLNTSGSLTMRADRVGNDTVLARIIRLVQEAQGSKAPIANLADRISYYFVPAVMLTALLAGLAWYFIGNAGFPFSLRIFVAVMVIACPCAMGLATPVSIMVSAGRGAQLGVLIKSGRALQEAGSLDTVVFDKTGTLTHGRPEVAAITMVRGTLAQTEAIYLAASAESRSEHPLAQAIVRHAKEKDLDFPAPAEFEAVMGKGIKAKVGYRDILIGNWAFMQEHGLGFGDDGFAEEAVGHYEKQGATVVYFASDNKLNALFAIADEMRDETPEVIAELQREGLTPVMLTGDSEVNARVIAERAGIKDVIAGVLPDRKAEEVARLKEQGRKVAMVGDGINDAPALAGADIGIAMGSGIDVAVESGDVVLMHSDLRAILTALRLSRATMTNIKQNLFWAFAFNVIGIPVAAGVLHVFGGPTLNPMIAGTAMAMSSVTVVSNALRLRFFNG is encoded by the coding sequence ATGAAGAAAAAGACTGCACAAATCAAAGGCATGCACTGCGCGGCCTGCTCCGGGCGCATCGAGCGCGCGGTGGGCGGGATGGACGGCGTGGACACTGTTTCCGTCAACCTGGCCGCCGAGAGCATGGACCTCTCCTACGACCCGGACCTGGTTTCCGAAGACGCCGTTGCCGAGCGCATCAAGGACCTCGGGTTCGAGGCCGAGTTCGCCCCGGATACCGACGCCGCGCCCGGCCTGGCCACCCTGGACCTCGACCTGGGCGGCATGCACTGCGCCTCCTGCTCGTCGCGCATCGAGCGCGTGGTGGGCAATCTCTCCGGCGTTTCCACCGCCTCGGTGAACCTGGCCGCCGAGACCGGCAACTTCGTCTTCGACCCTTCCCTGGTCTCCCGGCGCGAGATCCGCGAGGCCATCTCCGGCGCGGGGTTCACCTCCGAGGTGCGCTCCGAGGCCGCCGACCTGTTCGACAAGCGGCGCAAGGAGGCCGAGGAGCGGCTGACGGCCCAGAAAAGGGCGCTCATCCCCGCCTTCCTCTTCGCCCTGCCCCTGCTCGTCCTGTCCATGGGCCACATGTGGGGCATGCCCCTGCCCGCGTTCCTGGACCCCATGCACTCCCCCGCGACCTTCGCCCTGGCCCAGCTCCTGCTGACCCTGCCCGTGGTCTGGTCCGGACGGCATTTCTATCTCCAGGGCATCCCGGCCCTGCTGCGCGGCGGCCCGAACATGGACTCCCTGGTGGCCATGGGTACCGGCGCGGCCTTTCTCTATTCCCTCTGGAACACCCTGGCCCTGGTCTTCCACCTCGGCGACCCGCACGTCCTGGCCATGGACCTCTATTACGAGTCCGCCGCCGTGCTCATCGCCATGATCTCGCTGGGCAAGTACTTCGAGGCCCGCAGCAAGCTCAAGACCTCGGACGCCATCCGCGCGCTCATGCAACTGGCCCCGGACACCGCCACCCTGCTGAAGGACGGCGAGCCGACCTCCGTGCCGCTGTCCGAGGTGGAGCCCGGCGACCTGCTGCTCATCCGGCCCGGCGAGCGCATCCCGGTGGACGGCACCGTGACCGAGGGCGGCTCGCCCGTGGACGAGTCCATGCTCACCGGCGAGCCCATGCCCGTGAGCAAGAAGGTCGGCGACACCGTGGCGGGCGGCACTCTGAACACCTCCGGCTCGCTGACCATGCGCGCCGACCGCGTGGGCAACGACACCGTGCTCGCCCGGATCATCCGCCTGGTCCAGGAGGCCCAGGGGTCCAAGGCCCCCATCGCCAACCTGGCCGACCGCATCAGCTACTATTTCGTGCCCGCGGTCATGCTCACCGCCCTGCTGGCCGGGCTGGCCTGGTACTTCATCGGCAACGCGGGCTTCCCGTTCTCCCTGCGCATCTTCGTGGCCGTCATGGTCATCGCCTGCCCCTGCGCCATGGGGCTGGCCACCCCCGTGTCCATCATGGTCTCGGCCGGGCGCGGCGCACAGCTCGGCGTGCTCATCAAGTCCGGGCGCGCCCTCCAGGAGGCCGGGTCGCTGGACACCGTCGTCTTCGACAAGACCGGCACCCTGACCCATGGCCGCCCCGAGGTGGCCGCCATCACCATGGTCCGGGGCACCCTGGCCCAGACCGAGGCCATCTATCTGGCCGCGTCCGCCGAGAGCCGGTCCGAACACCCCCTGGCCCAGGCCATCGTGCGCCACGCCAAGGAAAAGGACCTCGACTTCCCCGCCCCCGCCGAATTCGAGGCGGTCATGGGCAAGGGCATCAAGGCCAAGGTCGGCTACCGCGACATCCTCATCGGCAACTGGGCGTTCATGCAGGAACACGGCCTGGGATTCGGCGACGACGGTTTCGCGGAGGAGGCCGTGGGCCACTACGAGAAGCAGGGCGCGACCGTGGTCTACTTCGCCTCGGACAACAAGCTCAACGCCCTGTTCGCCATCGCCGACGAGATGCGCGACGAGACCCCGGAGGTCATCGCGGAACTGCAACGGGAAGGACTGACCCCGGTCATGCTCACCGGCGACAGCGAGGTCAACGCGCGGGTCATTGCCGAGCGCGCGGGCATCAAGGACGTCATCGCCGGGGTCCTGCCCGATCGCAAGGCCGAGGAAGTGGCCCGGCTCAAGGAGCAGGGCCGCAAGGTGGCCATGGTCGGCGACGGCATCAACGACGCCCCGGCCCTGGCCGGAGCCGACATCGGCATCGCCATGGGGTCCGGCATCGACGTGGCCGTGGAGTCCGGGGACGTGGTCCTCATGCACTCGGACCTGCGGGCCATCCTCACCGCCCTGCGCCTGTCGCGCGCGACCATGACCAACATCAAGCAGAATCTCTTCTGGGCCTTTGCCTTCAACGTCATCGGCATCCCGGTGGCCGCGGGCGTGCTGCACGTCTTCGGCGGCCCGACCCTCAACCCCATGATCGCGGGCACCGCCATGGCCATGAGTTCCGTGACCGTGGTCTCCAACGCCCTGCGGCTCAGATTCTTCAACGGCTAA
- a CDS encoding heavy-metal-associated domain-containing protein: MATVKVKGMSCQHCVKSVTEAMEKLGAKDVKIDLLTGDVNYEEPAPIRKDDIKAAIEKIGFEYAG, translated from the coding sequence ATGGCAACCGTGAAAGTCAAAGGCATGTCCTGCCAGCACTGCGTCAAGTCCGTGACCGAAGCCATGGAAAAACTCGGTGCCAAGGACGTCAAGATCGACCTGCTCACCGGCGACGTGAACTACGAAGAACCCGCGCCCATCCGGAAGGACGACATCAAGGCCGCCATCGAGAAGATCGGCTTCGAATACGCCGGTTAG
- a CDS encoding alpha/beta fold hydrolase, translated as MTSLVLLRDPFQDAWGWNQLALELRDMGRRVLSPGLGDGVPCAAGEPSRALLRGLERRIQDAGVSRAVLVCSGYAGMLAPALAERMPSVFSRIIFLDAALPEQGKSYLDVCPPPLADRIRAVGTGDAALPFKAFEEPYAGPEQRAWPASLCLTSEEEPAAVSFGRKRAETLGVEWRCVDLTGSPVLARAGDLARALVSFDPPEPLGDGTGCGRSRMPHDMRMAYCAHYRRRQALAETSCDSHTSRSIH; from the coding sequence ATGACGAGTCTGGTATTGCTGCGCGACCCCTTTCAGGACGCCTGGGGATGGAATCAGCTGGCCCTTGAACTGAGGGACATGGGCCGCCGGGTGCTGTCGCCCGGCCTGGGGGACGGGGTTCCCTGCGCCGCAGGCGAGCCGTCGCGCGCCCTGCTGCGCGGGCTGGAACGCCGCATCCAAGACGCGGGCGTGTCCCGCGCCGTCCTGGTTTGCTCCGGCTATGCGGGCATGCTCGCCCCGGCCCTGGCCGAACGCATGCCCTCGGTCTTCAGCAGGATCATCTTCCTGGACGCGGCCCTGCCGGAACAGGGCAAGAGTTACCTGGACGTCTGCCCGCCGCCCCTGGCCGACCGCATCCGCGCCGTCGGGACGGGCGACGCCGCGCTGCCCTTCAAAGCCTTTGAGGAGCCGTATGCCGGGCCGGAACAACGGGCCTGGCCCGCGAGCCTGTGCCTGACCAGCGAGGAGGAACCGGCGGCGGTCTCCTTCGGGAGGAAGCGGGCCGAAACGCTGGGGGTGGAGTGGCGCTGCGTGGACCTGACCGGCTCCCCGGTCCTGGCCAGGGCGGGCGATCTGGCCCGCGCCCTGGTCAGCTTCGACCCGCCGGAACCCTTGGGCGACGGGACGGGCTGCGGCAGGAGCCGAATGCCCCACGACATGCGCATGGCTTACTGTGCGCACTATCGCAGACGTCAGGCGCTGGCCGAAACCTCCTGCGATTCGCACACGTCCAGATCGATCCACTGA
- a CDS encoding methylated-DNA--[protein]-cysteine S-methyltransferase yields the protein MTAARTECVRGAKFALCLNWENGLVRSLDVRWAAEAVESDVLSDPARDLREALLRYEARRDPEWPDLPLDFSGLSAFQRTALDELRRIPPGTTRTYGELAALLGQPKGAQAVGRAMGANPFPVLYPCHRVVGANGAMTGFSASGGIEMKKALLRLEGAAQGLLPGLE from the coding sequence ATGACCGCCGCGCGCACCGAATGCGTCCGGGGCGCGAAGTTCGCCCTGTGCCTCAACTGGGAGAACGGTCTGGTCCGGTCCCTGGACGTGCGCTGGGCCGCCGAGGCCGTGGAATCCGACGTGCTGTCCGATCCCGCCCGCGACCTCAGGGAGGCGCTTTTGCGCTACGAGGCGCGCCGCGACCCGGAGTGGCCCGACCTGCCGCTCGATTTCTCCGGCCTGAGCGCGTTCCAGCGCACCGCGCTGGACGAGCTGCGCCGCATCCCGCCCGGCACCACCCGGACCTACGGCGAGCTCGCCGCCCTCCTGGGGCAGCCCAAAGGGGCGCAGGCCGTGGGCCGGGCCATGGGCGCCAACCCGTTCCCGGTCCTCTATCCCTGCCACCGCGTGGTCGGGGCGAACGGGGCCATGACCGGCTTTTCCGCGTCCGGCGGCATCGAAATGAAAAAGGCCCTGCTTCGCCTGGAAGGCGCGGCACAGGGGCTGTTGCCGGGATTGGAATGA